Genomic DNA from uncultured Desulfuromusa sp.:
GGCACGACCGGTACCGGACCATCAGCTCTGCAAGCGCTGCAATGATTGCGTGACCCACTGTCCTGCAGCAGCTATGAAGATTGAAAATAATCGGCTACAGATCGATTACAACAATTGTATTCGCTGTTTTTGCTGTCAGGAACTCTGCCCCCATGGCGCGCTGATGACCAAACAAGGGCTCTTGTTGCAACTGCACAGTTTTCTCCAACAAAAAAAACACAAATGTCTTTGACCTCCCCCCTTTTAATGGGGTAGAAAAATACAACTTAACTCACCAGGAAGACACTGAACTGATGAATAAAAATATCAAAATTCAGTACAATCTCAGCGAGGACGATTGGCGTACATTTTATAATACTTATTACGCATCCGATAAACGCTTCAAATTGCGCTTTATCTACGGAACCGGCAGCTGGATTGTTGGGGTGTGCGGCCTGATGGGTCTCTTTGACAACAAGTTCATTGCCTTTGGAATGATTGTTTTTGGACTTTACTGTGTCTTCGCCAAACAATATTTAGTCAACAAAGCGGTCAAAAAGGTAAAAGCGAAACCACAGTTTCCAGGAAAAATTGATTACAATATTGATCAGGACAAAATGGCCGGTATAGAGCAGGGAATGGAATTTGAATTTTCGTGGGACATGTTTTACGGCTATCGAAATGCAGCACCGGGACTCTTACTGTACCTGAAACAAGCGTCCTTCTTTTTCATCCCCAAAGAAGCAATCTCGACGGAAGAAAAACAAGAGATTATCGACATTCTGCAATTGCAGAATGTCCGGGATTTAGATACAAAATAACGTCGATACTTTCACTGAAAAAGGCCCACAATTGTGAGCCTTTTCAAGACATTACAGCGTTCAGAAGGAATTAACGTACCTGAACGACTTCTTTAACTTCCGGGATCTGCTCCATCAAATTACGCTCAATCCCCATTTTCAAGGTCATGGTCGACATTGGACAGGATCCACAAGCACCTGTCAAACGGACACTGACAGTTCCTTCATCCGAAACATCAACCAGCTCAACATCGCCTCCATCAGCCTGCAAAGCGGGGCGAATCAGGTCTAAAATCTCTACAACACGTTCTTTCATCAGATGTTCCTCCGTTAATCATGAGTTTATCGGTTAAGTATAGCGAATATCTTAACTCTTTTGCAAGTACAGTTCTGTCACCTTTCAAAACGACCCTGGTGGTATCTTGATATCTTGAATCCGTTTGGCACAAAGAAGCTCTGGAGCACCGATTTTCTTGCCTTGGACAAGAACCTTGAAACTTTCCCCCATCCCCCCTTCAGGAAGAATGAGGGTTTTTAAATTCATACGCAATGCTTGCGCTTTCTGGGGATCAGTCTCCCGGCATTCCATTTCCATAAGCATCTCAAGAAAACCAAGCCCCATCAAAAATTGATACTGCTGTCCGAAATAAAGAGTCTCCAGACCATACTGACAACCAACCGCCTGCAAAGAAGTAAAGTCCACATGAGCCGTTATATCCTGGAGACCAACCCTCTGATAAGGGTTTTCATTGGTTTGGTGCTGATGGTAACAAAGAAGAGTACCGGTATGTCGGTAAGGAGCATAAAGCTCCTCGGCCAGAAAACCATAATCAATGGTCAAGACAAATCCACGGCCAAGAACCGCTGCAACACGTTGCATCCAATCACATGCGGCCAAATTAACCTCACAGCGATTTCCCGCTGCAGGTTCAATTCCTATCCGTTGAAAATACTCATTGATCAGAGCAGTGGAAACAGGACGAAGCTCTTCAGCAAATCCATTTTCGCCGTTGACAACATAGACCTCTTGCAACTCGCCCGCATGTTTTTCAATCAGATGAACTGGAAAAGCATCGATCAATTCATTGCTGATAATACACCCCTGCATGTCCTTCAAATCTTCAAGTTCACACCATAAAATTCGTCCAGCAGCAAGATGGGGCTTTAAAAGCTGTTTTTGTCGATGGCGATTATCCGGACTGAGTTCTATCAGTCGATATTCAAGACGAGCATAAAATTCAGGAAAATCTTTCTCCAAAGCATCCAGGATATCAAGACAGAGATACCCTTCACCTGCTCCCTGCTCAGCAACGACGAAGCTATCCTGGCCCAGGATTCGCCACATCTGCTCCAGCTGGCGGGCAATCAATTGACCAAAGCAGGAATGCACACTGGAAGAGGTAAAAAAATCACCCTTTTTTCCGATACGGGTTCGTTTGGAAGTGTAATAACCATCATCAGGAGAATAGAGAGCTTGCTCCATAAATTCGGCAAACGTGATGCCGGCAGACGCATCTATTTGCTGTTGTAGCTTAAGAATTAATTCCGACTCTTGCCCTGCAATCATAAGAGGCCCACCATGCCGCAAATTTAAAAAGCGGGATTATAGCTAGCGAACCAGCCAAAGACAAGAGATAAAACCGCTACAAACGCTTGAACTTGAAGATGATTCATGCCATTATCGGGTGCTGTACAAAACTGGTGATTTGAAGACATTCAATTGACAAATTTCATATTGGAGAAGGTTTTATGGCAATCATTACTATTTCCCGCGAGATGGGTAGCGGCGGTATACCGATTGTTCACCACATAGCTGAAGAGCTGGGCTATACTCTGGTCGACGGCGACGTCATCCGTGACGCTGCCGAGGATTACGACCTGTCTCAGGAAGCTCTGCAACAAATTGATGAAAAACCTCCTGCATTCGTTGAAAACCTGGATCGGCAAATCGAACTCAACATGAATCGGATCCAGCTGATTGTCCTGGAACAAGCCCTCAAAGGGGATGTTGTTATCTACGGACGGGGAGGCCAGGATCTTCTCCCCGACATTTCAAGTGTGCTTCGTGTGCGCGTCATTGCCCCTTTTGAAGAAAGAGTTGAGCGCTGGGCACAACGCGAATGGATTGATCCTGATTTGGCGCGCTCTTTAGTCCGAAAAAGTGATCAGCAACGCGCCGGATTCATCAAATACTACTTTGATCGTAACTGGACAAATCCCATTGAATACGACATCGTTATTAATACCATCAGAATTTCCAATGAAACTGCGGTAAAACTCATTACCGAAGCGATAAAAGATCCTTATCTCATTGAAAAAGCTCATATCTGTAAATCAAAGATTCAAGATTTAATTATTCAGAAAAAAATTCAGATTGCCAGGTTGGACGATGATCGAATCAAAGATATCTGGTTTAATATTGATGTCGTTGACTGTCATGTCACTCTGTCTGGTCATGTTTACAGTGAGAATGAACGGCAGGCAATTATAAGCGACTCGAAAAAAGTAGAAGGTGTCCTCGGAGTCACCGATAATCTGAAAATAGTCAATTATTAGCATTTTTAATAACTGAATGTTTCCATATATAACCAAAGAAACGCCGGCAATGCCGGCGTTTTGCTTCATCTATCAAATCAAGGAGTAATCTCAATGGCTGGACATAGTAAATGGGCCAACATCAAACATCGCAAAGGCGCGCAAGATGCCAAGCGAGGCAAGATTTTCACCAAACTTATCAAAGAAATTACTGTAGCCGCAAGAATCGGAGGAGCGGATCTTGAATCCAACTCCCGCCTGAGGCTGGCCGTAGACAAAGCCAAGCAGGCAAATATGCCTAAAGACAACATAGACCGTGGCATCAAAAAAGGCACGGGAGACCTCGATGGCGTCACCTACGAAGAAGGAGTCTTTGAAGGGTATGGCCCCGGTGGTGTCGCCGTTATTGTTGAATTCATGACTGACAATCGGACCCGGACTGTTGCTGATGTCCGTCACGCGTTCAATAAGTATGGTGGTAGTCTGGGTGTAAGTGGTTCGGTGGCGTTCATGTTTGACCGCAAAGGTCAAATCATCTTTTCCGACGAAAATGATTTTGAAACAATTTTTGAAGTTGCCCTGGAGGCAGGAGCGGAAGACGTTAAAGAAGAAGATGGCATCATTGAAGTCATTACCGACCCCACCGAGTTTGAGGCCGTCCAGATCGATCTTGAAAAGCATGAGCTGAAATATGAATCAGCCGAAGTCACAATGATCCCGCAAAACTCAACTCCCATTGAAGGGAAGCAGGCTGAATCCCTGATGAAAATGATCGACGTCCTGGAAGACAACGACGATGTCCAGAATGTTTATGCCAACTTCGACATTTCTGATGAAGAGATGGAAAGAATAATGGGTTAACATAACGATAATATGCGTATTCTAGGTATTGATCCCGGCAGCAAAGCGACGGGTTACGGTTTCATTGAGCAACAAGGAAATCGCTTGATCCACCTGGACAATGGGGCCATATTTACCCAGAGTCGCGATCCTCTGGCGATACGCTTACAACGCATCTACAGAGAACTCTGTATCCTGATTGAAAAATACCGTCCCGAAGCCGTTGCCGTTGAGCAGGTGTTCATGGCGCGTAATCCCGCTTCGGCACTAAAACTTGGCCATGCTCGCGGAATTGCACTCCTGGCCGGAATTAATGCTGATTTGCCAGTTGCAGAATATTCGGCATTACAAGTTAAAAGTGCTGTGGTTGGCTATGGTAGAGCAGGGAAAAACCAGGTACAACACATGACCAAAATGTTGCTTAATTTGCCTGAAATTGCTCAGGAAGATGCTGCAGATGCTCTAGCCGTTGCTATCTGTCATGCCCATAGCCATCATCTCAGTCGACAGGTGGGTCAAACCATGCAAAAGAATCGGAACCAATAAATATGATTGCCCTCTTAAGCGGCACATTGGCCTACCGCAGCCCGGAACAAATTATCGTCGACGTCTCGGGGGTTGGCTATCGCTTGCAGATTCCCCTCTCAACCTTTTATACTCTTCCCGAAGAAGGCAATGTTCAATTACAGATCCACACCCATGTCAAAGAAGATGCCATTCATTTATTCGGCTTTTCCACGACCGTCGAAAAAGATCTTTTTATTCTGCTGATTTCTGTTTCGGGAGTGGGGCCCAAACTGGCCATTACGATACTCTCACATATCGCCACAGATGAGCTGGCTTTGGCCTTGAGCCAAGGTGACATTCCACGGTTAACGGCCATTCCGGGAATCGGAAAAAAAAGTGCCGAGCGATTAATCCTTGAACTGCAGGACAAAGCAACGGCTTACGCTGTCACCGCGGCGATACCAGCTCAGGATGGCAACATATCCAGCACTGAAGACGATCATCAGGATGCCTTGTCTGCTTTGGTTAATCTGGGCTACAAAGAGACATTGGCAAAACGGGCTTTGAATCATCTGCAACTGCCGCCCGGGTCTCCTCTTGAGGACATCCTGAAAGCGGCATTACAAAAACTGATGAAGTAACTGGAGCGATAATGAGCGAACGCTTGATTACTGCTGAGGGGCAAGCAGAAGAAAACAATTATGAGGTTGGTCTGCGCCCAAAATCACTTCAGGAGTATGTGGGGCAAAGCAAGGCGAAACGCAATCTCAAAGTCTTCATCGATGCGGCACGCAACCGTCAGGAAGCTCTGGACCATGTCCTCTTTTTTGGGCCTCCAGGTCTCGGGAAAACCACCCTGGCAAACATTATTGCCCAGGAAATGGGAGTCAATATAAAAAGCACTTCCGGACCCGTCATAGAAAAAACCGGTGATCTGGCTGCCGTTCTAACCAACCTGGAAGAAGGAGATGTCCTTTTCATCGATGAAATTCATCGCCTCTCTCCGGTTGTTGAAGAAATTCTCTACCCGGCGATGGAAGATTACCAACTTGATATCATGATCGGTCAGGGTCCGTCAGCCAGAACCATCAAACTGGACATTCCCAGGTTTACACTGGTTGGAGCCACAACCCGCGCCGGGTTGCTTTCTTCACCATTACGGGATCGTTTTGGTGTCATCAGCCGATTGGAATTTTATTCCAAGGACGAACTGACAACCATTGTCAAGCGTAGTGCCAATATTCTCAAAATCCGGATTGACGATGATGGCGCACGCGAAATTGCCCGCCGCAGTCGTGGAACTCCAAGAATCGTCAACCGGCTGCTGCGTCGGGTCCGGGATTTTGCCGAGATTGAAGGGAATGGAACCATTACTCGTGAATTGGCCGACCACTCATTGAAACGGCTTGAAGTCGATAATCAGGGGTTTGATTACATGGATTGTCTGTTGCTGCTGACAATCATCGATAAATTTTCCGGCGGCCCCGTGGGTCTCGACACTCTGGCGGCAGCTATCGGAGAAGAACGGGATACAATTGAAGACGTGATAGAACCCTACCTTATCCAGCAGGGTTTTTTGAACCGGACCCCCCGGGGACGTGTTGTCACCGAAAGTTGCTTTCGTCATTTTCAGAGAACACCAGCGCAAACAGGGGGAACAGGGCCCCTCTTCGGTTCGTAATATTGAATTCCAATGAATGAACACCTACAACAATTTGCTCACCAACTTGCAATCTGGGCAGAAACAATTATCGAACATGGACGAACACCCTTTCGTCGTGTTGATACTTATCCAATCATAGACACTGCTCAGGGGATAAAATCTCCCCCCCTGATATTCTGGATTAATCGGCAGAGCATGATGGCCGGAGGGATCTTGCTATTGCCGGAAAACGATTTAGCCTCGGAGCTTCAGATCGGTTGTAGTTGTGCGACAGCTTTGGGTTTGCGCCATTTTGTCACCTGGGAAGCGAATTGTGTCAGAATCTGGCGAGTCGAAAAAGAACAACCCGTGGAGCATCAGTCTTTTCCTCTGTCCAACCCCGACCAGCCTGAAACTTTTCGGCTTTTACTGGCAGAAATTCTTGACACTCTGAAACTTCTTGCCGTCTTGGGCGCTATCCCGGCAAAAGAACTAACTCCCTACTATTTCAATAACTTGTTCCAGATAACCCTGGAACAAGCACTGCCGCCATTGACGGAAGCCTATCGAAGCCAACGCTCAGAAGCAGATGAAAATTCTACGGAAGATACTGATACCAGTGCCTGCGAAGCCAACAGACTAAGACTCCTACAGGTTCTTGCTCTTCTCTGGCTGAACAAATGTCCTGAATCCATCATGCCGGAAAAAATGGAACAGGCGATTGCACTCGCGTTGCTTGAAGTCCCTGCCGCACTGAAGCAAGCCCTTTCATTTAAAACAACGACCAATCCACCTCAACTGCCACTTGAATCGGCGGTTGTTTTTCACCATTTGCTTCTGCGTTTACGCCAGCTTGCATGGACTCAGGAAAAAGAGAATGTGACGGAAAGTATTTATCGTCTGGCCGAATTCTGGTTTCAAAGTAAATCAGAAGAAGAGGATCTTGCTGCGGTTTATCTTTATCCGGAAACACCGGATCTAAGCTCCGGCGCTGACCTCTTGCTCTCAAACTCACCATCCCTGCTTGCGATTTCCGCACTATCAACTGAAATCACAAACAGCTCAGCAAAGAGACTGATCTGCGGTAATCTGTTTGATCTCCATCGTGATAGCCTGCCTGAACAAAAAATTGCCGCACGACTCTTGAATCAAAACAGAATTACAACCTCTGAACGACGTAAATATACAACCGCCCTGCGGTCGGCTTGGCCAAACCGCCATTTAAAAATCAAGGCGGGTCAATCCTTTTGGCTCTGGGAACTGGTCCACCTTCTGGGGCTTTGTGATATCAGGCAAAATCTTTCTCTGGAAATACCTGTTGATCTATTGAATGATTCAGAGGCTCAGATCGCTTGGACTCTCTTGTGTGAAAACTACAGTTTTCAGGGCATACAACTTCTCAAAAATAATAATCTCAAATTCAGAATTTTACGGGATAAGTCAACACAAGAGAGTTTTTTCTTGAAAATCAAAGAGGAAACAAGAGAGATCGTTCCAATTGAAA
This window encodes:
- a CDS encoding NifU family protein codes for the protein MKERVVEILDLIRPALQADGGDVELVDVSDEGTVSVRLTGACGSCPMSTMTLKMGIERNLMEQIPEVKEVVQVR
- the ruvB gene encoding Holliday junction branch migration DNA helicase RuvB, coding for MSERLITAEGQAEENNYEVGLRPKSLQEYVGQSKAKRNLKVFIDAARNRQEALDHVLFFGPPGLGKTTLANIIAQEMGVNIKSTSGPVIEKTGDLAAVLTNLEEGDVLFIDEIHRLSPVVEEILYPAMEDYQLDIMIGQGPSARTIKLDIPRFTLVGATTRAGLLSSPLRDRFGVISRLEFYSKDELTTIVKRSANILKIRIDDDGAREIARRSRGTPRIVNRLLRRVRDFAEIEGNGTITRELADHSLKRLEVDNQGFDYMDCLLLLTIIDKFSGGPVGLDTLAAAIGEERDTIEDVIEPYLIQQGFLNRTPRGRVVTESCFRHFQRTPAQTGGTGPLFGS
- a CDS encoding cytidylate kinase family protein translates to MAIITISREMGSGGIPIVHHIAEELGYTLVDGDVIRDAAEDYDLSQEALQQIDEKPPAFVENLDRQIELNMNRIQLIVLEQALKGDVVIYGRGGQDLLPDISSVLRVRVIAPFEERVERWAQREWIDPDLARSLVRKSDQQRAGFIKYYFDRNWTNPIEYDIVINTIRISNETAVKLITEAIKDPYLIEKAHICKSKIQDLIIQKKIQIARLDDDRIKDIWFNIDVVDCHVTLSGHVYSENERQAIISDSKKVEGVLGVTDNLKIVNY
- a CDS encoding YcxB family protein; amino-acid sequence: MNKNIKIQYNLSEDDWRTFYNTYYASDKRFKLRFIYGTGSWIVGVCGLMGLFDNKFIAFGMIVFGLYCVFAKQYLVNKAVKKVKAKPQFPGKIDYNIDQDKMAGIEQGMEFEFSWDMFYGYRNAAPGLLLYLKQASFFFIPKEAISTEEKQEIIDILQLQNVRDLDTK
- the ruvC gene encoding crossover junction endodeoxyribonuclease RuvC, encoding MRILGIDPGSKATGYGFIEQQGNRLIHLDNGAIFTQSRDPLAIRLQRIYRELCILIEKYRPEAVAVEQVFMARNPASALKLGHARGIALLAGINADLPVAEYSALQVKSAVVGYGRAGKNQVQHMTKMLLNLPEIAQEDAADALAVAICHAHSHHLSRQVGQTMQKNRNQ
- a CDS encoding YebC/PmpR family DNA-binding transcriptional regulator, producing the protein MAGHSKWANIKHRKGAQDAKRGKIFTKLIKEITVAARIGGADLESNSRLRLAVDKAKQANMPKDNIDRGIKKGTGDLDGVTYEEGVFEGYGPGGVAVIVEFMTDNRTRTVADVRHAFNKYGGSLGVSGSVAFMFDRKGQIIFSDENDFETIFEVALEAGAEDVKEEDGIIEVITDPTEFEAVQIDLEKHELKYESAEVTMIPQNSTPIEGKQAESLMKMIDVLEDNDDVQNVYANFDISDEEMERIMG
- a CDS encoding SAM-dependent methyltransferase; translation: MIAGQESELILKLQQQIDASAGITFAEFMEQALYSPDDGYYTSKRTRIGKKGDFFTSSSVHSCFGQLIARQLEQMWRILGQDSFVVAEQGAGEGYLCLDILDALEKDFPEFYARLEYRLIELSPDNRHRQKQLLKPHLAAGRILWCELEDLKDMQGCIISNELIDAFPVHLIEKHAGELQEVYVVNGENGFAEELRPVSTALINEYFQRIGIEPAAGNRCEVNLAACDWMQRVAAVLGRGFVLTIDYGFLAEELYAPYRHTGTLLCYHQHQTNENPYQRVGLQDITAHVDFTSLQAVGCQYGLETLYFGQQYQFLMGLGFLEMLMEMECRETDPQKAQALRMNLKTLILPEGGMGESFKVLVQGKKIGAPELLCAKRIQDIKIPPGSF
- the ruvA gene encoding Holliday junction branch migration protein RuvA, whose protein sequence is MIALLSGTLAYRSPEQIIVDVSGVGYRLQIPLSTFYTLPEEGNVQLQIHTHVKEDAIHLFGFSTTVEKDLFILLISVSGVGPKLAITILSHIATDELALALSQGDIPRLTAIPGIGKKSAERLILELQDKATAYAVTAAIPAQDGNISSTEDDHQDALSALVNLGYKETLAKRALNHLQLPPGSPLEDILKAALQKLMK